A window from Neoarius graeffei isolate fNeoGra1 chromosome 14, fNeoGra1.pri, whole genome shotgun sequence encodes these proteins:
- the LOC132897490 gene encoding uncharacterized protein LOC132897490, whose translation MPEIQPAKIEEQPEFMAEPTSSFSSSEQDSSSPSTHVSPAPSRRTLEESYIEEQTSSNPVEGMTHGEEEGASGMAAIIRLLEERKRLLLRTTDDTKRTMEEHMGRMTRRMEAMERRMEAMERRMEGMERKSETLEAAVVSNPPQPPLQEDVLLGLCSTVEELDRSLAQPERRNQMKRFLESLGGANLGAAIRRILRQVATNVLAQYSLRGRRAKKPF comes from the exons ATGCCAGAGATACAACCGGCGAAGATTGAAGAACAGCCTGAGTTCATGGCAGAGCCAACAAGTTCGTTCAGCAGCTCAGAGCAGGACAGCAGCAGTCCCTCAACCCATGTCAGTCCAGCACCCAGCCGTCGGACATTGGAAGAGTCATACATTGAGGAACAAACATCATCCAACCCAGTTGAGG GAATGACCCATggcgaagaggagggggcttcagGCATGGCTGCCATAATAAGGC TCCTGGAGGAACGAAAGAGGCTCCTATTGAGGACGACGGATGACACAAAAAGAA CCATGGAAGAGCACATGGGGCGAATGACTAGGAGAATGGAGGCTATGGAGAGGAGGATGGAGGCTATGGAAAGGAGGATGGAGGGTATGGAGAGGAAGTCAGAGACATTGGAGGCTGCTGTGGTCTCGAACCCGCCTCAGCCTCCTCTGCAGGAAGATGTGCTGTTGGGCCTATGCAGCACAGTGGAGGAGCTAGACAGGAGTCTGGCTCAACCAGAAAGAaggaaccaaatg aaacgtTTCCTTGAAAGCCTGGGAGGGGCGAATCTGGGGGCAGCCATTCGTCGCATTCTACGCCAGGTGGCTACCAATGTCCTGGCGCAGTACagcctgagggggaggagagcaAAAAAGCCTTTCTAG